A region of the Patescibacteria group bacterium genome:
GAGGAAAGGGCGCACAACTGGGTGAGATGACAAAGGCAAAATTGCCAGTTCCACCAGGGTTTGTGGTACTTTCCGGCACATTTGAGCGTTTTTTGGAAGAAACGGACCTGGATGTAGAGATAGACGCATTGTTAAAAAAGGTAAATTTGAGTGATATTAACAGTGTGGACCGGGTTTCCAATGCAATCCGGGAATTAATCCACGAATTAGTTGTCCCGGATGATATCGCAAAAGAGATCCAGACCGCTTTTAATAAATTGAAAACCAAATATGTTGCTGTCCGTTCTTCCGCGACAGCCGAGGATTCATCCGTTGCATCCTGGGCGGGCGAACTGGAAACATATTTGTTTATTACTAAAGCAAATTTGGTTGAAACAGTGCGTAAATGTTGGTCATCGCTGTTTACCCCCCGCGCGATTTTTTACCGCTTTGAGAAAAAACTGCACAAGACCAAAGTAAGTGTCGGCGTCGTAGTCCAAAAGATGATTAATTCGGAAATATCCGGCGTGACATTTACAGCCCACCCGGTTACCAACGATCTGGATCAGATGGTGATTGAGGCGGGGTTCGGCCAGGGTGAATCAATCGTCTCAGGACAGATTACGCCGGATACCTATGTGGTAGATAAGAAAAATAAAATCATTTTAGATATTAATATCTCTGAGCAAAAGAAAATGATTGTTCAGAATGGTAGTAAGGGAACAAAAACAGTCACTGTTGTAAAATCAATGCAGGAAAAGCAGAAACTCACAGGCAAACAAATCATTCAACTTGCCGAAG
Encoded here:
- a CDS encoding PEP/pyruvate-binding domain-containing protein — its product is MAKFTKTFSQLNRKSVAEAGGKGAQLGEMTKAKLPVPPGFVVLSGTFERFLEETDLDVEIDALLKKVNLSDINSVDRVSNAIRELIHELVVPDDIAKEIQTAFNKLKTKYVAVRSSATAEDSSVASWAGELETYLFITKANLVETVRKCWSSLFTPRAIFYRFEKKLHKTKVSVGVVVQKMINSEISGVTFTAHPVTNDLDQMVIEAGFGQGESIVSGQITPDTYVVDKKNKIILDINISEQKKMIVQNGSKGTKTVTVVKSMQEKQKLTGKQIIQLAEVCKRIEKHYNHPQDIEWAMEKNKIYITQSRPITTLK